A stretch of DNA from Rhodospirillaceae bacterium:
TTCGGCGAACGTCGCCGCGCCGAAGTCCAGGCCGACCGGCCGCTCTACGATCCTGACAACGCCCGGATGAGGGCCTAGGCGATGGCGGCGCTGCCGCGGCACGCCCGGGCCGTCATTATCGGCGGCGGCGTTTCCGGCTGTTCGGTCGCCTACCATCTTGCGAAGCTGGGCTGGAAGGACGTGGTCCTGCTGGAGCGCAGGCAGCTGACCTGCGGCACGACCTGGCACGCCGCCGGCCTGATCGGCCAGCTTCGGGCCAGCCTGAACCTGACGCGGCTGGCGAAATATTCCGCCGATCTCTATGTCCGGCTCGAAGAAGAAACCGGAATCGCGACCGGGATGCGCCAGAACGGCTCGATCACCGTGGCGCTGACCGACGAACGCAAGGAGGAAATCTATCGCCAGGCCTCCCTGGCCCGCGCCTTCGACGTCGACGTGATGGAAATCACGCCTTCGGAAACCAGGGCGCTCTATCCCCATCTGAACGTGTCGGACATGACCGGCGCCGTTCACCTGCCGCTCGACGGCCAGTGCGATCCGGCGAACATCGCGCTCGCGCTCGCCAGGGGCGCCCGCCAGAACGGTGCCCTGCTGGCCGAGGGCGTAAAGGTCACCGGCGTTTCGCAGGCGAACGGCCGCGTCTCCGGCGTGTCGTGGGAACGCGACGGCGAAGACGGAAAGGAACGGGGCGAGATTGCCAGCGACATCGTGATCAACTGCGCCGGCATGTGGGCGCGCGAACTGGGCGCGATGAGCGGGGTGACGATCCCGCTGCACGCCTGCGAGCATTTCTACATCGTGACCGAGCCGATCCCGGACCTCGGCGCCCTGCCGGTGCTGCGCGTGCCGGACGAATGCGCCTACTACAAGGAGGATGCCGGAAAGATGCTGCTCGGCGCCTTCGAGCCGGTCGCCAAGCCCTGGGGCATGGAGGGCATTCCCGAAGATTTCTGTTTCGACCAGTTGCCCGAGGATTTCGATCATTTCGAACCGATCCTCGAACAGGCGGTCGCGCGCATGCCGCTGCTCGGCGAGGCCGGCATCCACACCTTCTTCAACGGTCCGGAGAGCTTCACGCCCGACGACCGCTACTATCTGGGCGAAGCACCGGAACTGCGCGGCTACTGGGTTGCGGCGGGCTACAACTCCATCGGCATCGTTTCGTCGGGCGGTGCCGGGATGGCGCTGGCCCAGTGGATTGATGACGGGGAAGCGCCGTTCGACCTGTGGGAGGTCGATATCCGGCGGGTCCAGCCGTTCCAGAAAAACCGTCACTATCTAAGGCACCGGGTGAGCGAGACCCTCGGCCTGCTCTATGCCGACCATTTTCCCTACCGCCAGCCGGCCAGCGCCCGCGGTGTCCGTCGCTCGCCGATTCACGAACATCTGAAGGCGCGCGGCGCCTGTTTCGGCGAAACGGCAGGATGGGAGCGCGCCAACTGGTTCGCGCCGGAGGGCGTTACGCCGGAATACCGCTACAGCTGGCGGCGCCAGAACTGGTTCGAGCATTCGCGCGCCGAGCATATGGCGGCCCGCGAAGGCGTCGGCCTGTTCGACATGACTTCCTTCGGCAAGCTCCGGGTCGAGGGCCGGGACGCCGAGGCGGCGCTCAACCGGATTTGCAGCAACGATGTTGCGGTCGAACCGGGCCGGCTGGTCTACACCCAGTGGCTCAACGACCGCGGCGGCATCGAGGCGGATCTGACGGTCGCGCGCCTGTCCGAAACCGCCTTCCTGGTCGTTACGCCGGGGGCGACCGTGCAGCGCGATCTCGCTTGGCTGCGCCGCCACACGCCGGACGGTGCCCATGTCGTCGTCACCGACGTGACGGCGGGTGAGGCGGTATTGTGCGTGATGGGGCCGAAATCCCGCGACGTTCTGGACGCCTGCTCGCCGGCCGACCTGTCGAACGGGGCTTTTCCTTTCGGATCGGTGCGGGAGATCGAGATCGGCATGGGTCTCGCCCGGGCGCACCGGGTCTCCTATGTCGGCGAACTGGGCTGGGAGCTCTACGTTTCGGCCGATATGGCCGCCCATGTCTTCGAAACGCTGGAAGAGGCAGGGGCGCCTCATGGCCTCAAACTGTGCGGCCTGCACATGATGGACAGCTGCCGGATCGAGAAGGCCTTCCGCCATTTCGGCCACGACATCACCGACGAGGATCATGTGCTGGAGGCCGGCCTCGGCTTCGCTGTGCGCACCCGCAAGCCGGACTTTCTCGGCCGGGACGCGGTCCTGCGCAAACGCGACGAGGGCCTGTCGCGGCGCCTGCTCCAATTCCGCCTGCGCGATCCGGAGCCCCTGCTGTTCCATAACGAGCCGATCGTGCGCGACGGCGAGATGGTCGGCTACCTGACGTCCGGCAACTACGGCCACGCGCTGGGCGGCGCGGTCGGCCTGGGCTATGTGCCGTGCCCGGACGGCGAAAGCGCCGAGGCACAGCTTGCGTCCGGTTATGAAATCGAGATTGCCGGCGCGCGCGTTGCCGCCGATGTTTCACTCAGGCCGATGTACGATCCAAAAGCCGAGCGGGTGCGCATGTGAGCGGCGCCGGCCGCCAAGCTGCGGGGAGGCAAACCATGTCTCGCGATCGGAACGCGAAAGAGCGGGCAGGGCGCCGGGCCGGCGGCCGGGAAGCCCGGCGGGCCCTGCGGGCCGCCCCGCTGGCGGAAGATATCCGGCCGGTCCGGGCGGGTCTCGAGGGCGGGCGCTACAAGGCGCTGACCGAAGCCGAGGTCGAACGGATCCACCGGGCGGCGCTGCACATCCTCGAGGAGATCGGCCTCGCCGATGCGCCGGAGAGCGGCGTCGAAATGATGACGTCGGCCGGCGCCGTTCAGGGCGACGACGGGCGGCTGCGTTTCCCGCCGGCGCTGGTCGAGGACATGCTGGCGAAGGCGGCGCGGGACATCACCTTGCACGGCCAGGACCCGAAGCACGATATCCGGCCCGGCGGCAGCCGCGTCCACTACGGCACCGCGGGCGCGGCGGTCCATGTCTACGACGTCGAGAACCGGGTGAACCGCGATCCGACGGTGCAGGATCTTTTCGACGCCGCCCGCATGGTCGAGGTGCTGGACAACATCCACTTCTTCCAGCGGCCGCTGACGACCCGGGACACCGAGGACCCGACCGATCTGGACGTCAACACGCTCTACGCCTCGGTCGCCGGGACGACCAAGCATATCGGCACGTCCTTCACCTCGCCGGAACGGACGCAGATGGGGCTGGACATGCTCCACATGGTCGCCGGGTCGGAAGCGGCCTGGCGGGCGCGGCCCTTCGTTTCCAACAGCAACTGCTTCGTCGTCCCGCCGCTGAAATTCGCCACGGAATCCTGCCGGGTCATGGAGACCGTGATCGGGGGCGGGATGCCGGTCCTGTTGCTCTCCGCAGGACAGGCCGGGGCGACGGCGCCGGCGGCGCTCGCCGGTGCGGTGACCCAGGCGGTCGCCGAATGCCTGGCAGGTCTGATCTACGTCAACGCGATGAAGCCGGGCCACACGGCGATTTTCGGGACCTGGCCCTTCGTCTCGGATCTGCGCACCGGCGCCATGTCCGGCGGCTCGGGCGAACAGGCGCTGCTCACCGCCGCCTGCGGGCAGATGGCGCGATTCTACGACCTGCCCGGCGGATCGGCCTGCGCCATGTCCGACAGCAAGGCGCCGGACATGCAGGCCGGCTACGAGCGCGGCGTCGCCAACGTGATGGCAGGGCTGTCCGGCCTCAACCTGGTCTACGAGAGCGTCGGCATGCACGCCTCGCTGCTGAGCTTTTGTCACGAGAGCCTGCTGATCGACAACGACATGATCGGCCAGTGCCTGCGCTGCGTGCGCGGCATCGAGGTCACCGACGAGACACTGTCGCTCGATGCGATCGCCAGCGTCTGCCTGGAGGGGCCGGGCCACTATCTCGGCCATCCGCAGACCCTGTCGCTGATGCAGTCCGAATATGTCTATCCCGAGGTCGGCGATCGCAGCAGCCCGAAGGAATGGATCGAACAAGGCAAGCCGGACCTGGTCGAAAAGGCGCTCGCCGAAAAGCGGCGCATCCTCGCCACCGTGTTCCCGGACCACATCCCGGAGCCGATCGACGCGGCGATCCGCGAGCGGTTCAATATCGTCCTGCCGCGCCGCAGCATGAAAGCGGCGGCCTGAAGCAGACTCGCCTACGCCATCGGTTTCGCGCAGCGTTTCCAGACCTGCTCGACGGCTTTCG
This window harbors:
- a CDS encoding FAD-dependent oxidoreductase; this translates as MAALPRHARAVIIGGGVSGCSVAYHLAKLGWKDVVLLERRQLTCGTTWHAAGLIGQLRASLNLTRLAKYSADLYVRLEEETGIATGMRQNGSITVALTDERKEEIYRQASLARAFDVDVMEITPSETRALYPHLNVSDMTGAVHLPLDGQCDPANIALALARGARQNGALLAEGVKVTGVSQANGRVSGVSWERDGEDGKERGEIASDIVINCAGMWARELGAMSGVTIPLHACEHFYIVTEPIPDLGALPVLRVPDECAYYKEDAGKMLLGAFEPVAKPWGMEGIPEDFCFDQLPEDFDHFEPILEQAVARMPLLGEAGIHTFFNGPESFTPDDRYYLGEAPELRGYWVAAGYNSIGIVSSGGAGMALAQWIDDGEAPFDLWEVDIRRVQPFQKNRHYLRHRVSETLGLLYADHFPYRQPASARGVRRSPIHEHLKARGACFGETAGWERANWFAPEGVTPEYRYSWRRQNWFEHSRAEHMAAREGVGLFDMTSFGKLRVEGRDAEAALNRICSNDVAVEPGRLVYTQWLNDRGGIEADLTVARLSETAFLVVTPGATVQRDLAWLRRHTPDGAHVVVTDVTAGEAVLCVMGPKSRDVLDACSPADLSNGAFPFGSVREIEIGMGLARAHRVSYVGELGWELYVSADMAAHVFETLEEAGAPHGLKLCGLHMMDSCRIEKAFRHFGHDITDEDHVLEAGLGFAVRTRKPDFLGRDAVLRKRDEGLSRRLLQFRLRDPEPLLFHNEPIVRDGEMVGYLTSGNYGHALGGAVGLGYVPCPDGESAEAQLASGYEIEIAGARVAADVSLRPMYDPKAERVRM
- a CDS encoding trimethylamine methyltransferase family protein; this encodes MSRDRNAKERAGRRAGGREARRALRAAPLAEDIRPVRAGLEGGRYKALTEAEVERIHRAALHILEEIGLADAPESGVEMMTSAGAVQGDDGRLRFPPALVEDMLAKAARDITLHGQDPKHDIRPGGSRVHYGTAGAAVHVYDVENRVNRDPTVQDLFDAARMVEVLDNIHFFQRPLTTRDTEDPTDLDVNTLYASVAGTTKHIGTSFTSPERTQMGLDMLHMVAGSEAAWRARPFVSNSNCFVVPPLKFATESCRVMETVIGGGMPVLLLSAGQAGATAPAALAGAVTQAVAECLAGLIYVNAMKPGHTAIFGTWPFVSDLRTGAMSGGSGEQALLTAACGQMARFYDLPGGSACAMSDSKAPDMQAGYERGVANVMAGLSGLNLVYESVGMHASLLSFCHESLLIDNDMIGQCLRCVRGIEVTDETLSLDAIASVCLEGPGHYLGHPQTLSLMQSEYVYPEVGDRSSPKEWIEQGKPDLVEKALAEKRRILATVFPDHIPEPIDAAIRERFNIVLPRRSMKAAA